One genomic window of Branchiostoma floridae strain S238N-H82 chromosome 4, Bfl_VNyyK, whole genome shotgun sequence includes the following:
- the LOC118414503 gene encoding uncharacterized protein LOC118414503: protein MAGKMTLWLPTLAIAFFVFVWGSVPAEAEEKRLAELNIGSDRGNKLDREALAAKLKEIMGKRADKRIAQSIVTGAKASQMNDVERQQAIDSILEKLGKRSAEMSIGEDWGREADNEARRALLEEILGGKRKRLAELAIGSDMGKARDSQLLRDMVDGIVG from the exons ATGGCAGGAAAAATGACCTTGTGGCTGCCGACCTTGGCCATCGCCTTCTTCGTCTTCGTCTGGGGAAGCGTGCCGGCGGAGGCGGA AGAGAAGAGACTTGCGGAGTTGAACATCGGCAGCGATCGCGGCAACAAACTGGACCGAGAGGCGCTGGCAGCAAAACTGAAGGAAATCATGGGCAAGAGGGCGGACAAACGGATAGCACAGAGCATTGTtacag GAGCCAAAGCCAGCCAGATGAACGACGTGGAAAGACAACAGGCCATCGACAGCATCCTGGAGAAGTTGGGCAAGCGCAGTGCGGAGATGTCGATTGGCGAGGACTGGGGAAGGGAGGCGGATAATGAG GCCAGGAGAGCCCTCCTGGAGGAAATCCTGGGTGGGAAGCGGAAGCGGCTGGCAGAACTCGCCATCGGGTCGGACATGGGGAAGGCACGTGACAGCCAGCTGTTGAGGGACATGGTGGACGGCATCGTAGGCTAa
- the LOC118414486 gene encoding uncharacterized protein LOC118414486, whose protein sequence is MNGEGNAEKRQAERLIGAHLAEAMDSADRRERLGSLLAGITGMEKRQAERLIGAHLGETMDSSDRREHLSKLLADITGMEKRQAERIIGAHLGETMDSSDRREHLSKLLADITGMEKRQAERLVGAHLGETMDSSNRREHLSSLLAGITGMEKRQVERLVGAHLGEIMDFSGRRGHLSELLADITGMEKRQAERLVGAHLGEIMDFSGRREHLSELLADITGMEKRQAERLVGAHLEETMDSADRREHLGQLLSALTGGMRKRQAEVVVGSAQGGTLESLQRERFLSELLSTIEGEKGKRQAERLVGAHLGETMDSSGRRDHLSQLLSHITGGIGKRQAELLVGAELGDAVDASERRERLDALLSSITGHLGKRQAGMVEGTGRGDAMGTGERRGRLSGLMSSITDGVGKRQAEVLVGAELGDAVDAEERRERLSALLSSITGGVGKRLAEVTVGAHRGTAADDKKHRQMINALVAKITG, encoded by the exons ATGAATGGCGAAG GTAACGCAGAGAAACGCCAGGCGGAGCGACTGATCGGAGCCCATCTCGCAGAAGCCATGGACTCCGCGGATAGGAGAGAGCGACTAGGGAGCCTGCTGGCAGGTATCACGGGTATGGAGAAACGCCAAGCGGAGCGACTCATCGGAGCACATCTCGGAGAAACCATGGACTCCTCCGACAGGAGAGAGCATCTCAGCAAACTGCTGGCAGACATCACGGGTATGGAGAAACGCCAGGCGGAGAGGATCATCGGAGCACATCTCGGAGAAACCATGGACTCCTCCGACAGGAGAGAGCATCTCAGCAAACTGCTGGCAGACATCACGGGTATGGAGAAACGCCAGGCAGAGCGGCTGGTCGGAGCTCATCTCGGAGAAACCATGGACTCCTCGAACAGGAGAGAGCACCTGAGCAGTCTGCTGGCAGGTATCACGGGTATGGAGAAACGCCAGGTGGAGCGGCTGGTCGGAGCTCATCTCGGAGAAATCATGGACTTCTCCGGGAGGAGAGGGCACCTCAGCGAACTGCTGGCAGACATCACCGGTATGGAAAAACGCCAGGCGGAGCGGCTGGTCGGAGCTCATCTCGGAGAAATCATGGACTTCTCCGGGAGGAGAGAGCACCTCAGCGAACTGCTGGCAGACATCACGGGTATGGAGAAACGCCAGGCAGAACGGCTGGTCGGAGCTCATCTCGAAGAAACCATGGACTCCGCGGACAGGAGAGAGCATCTGGGCCAGCTCCTGTCGGCACTCACGGGAGGAATGAGGAAGCGTCAGGCGGAGGTGGTGGTGGGTTCGGCCCAAGGCGGCACGCTGGAGTCGCTGCAGAGGGAAAGGTTTCTTAGCGAGCTCCTCTCGACCATCGAAGGCGAGAAGGGAAAGCGCCAAGCTGAGCGGCTGGTGGGAGCTCATCTCGGAGAAACCATGGACTCCTCCGGGAGAAGAGACCATCTTAGCCAGCTTCTGTCGCACATCACGGGCGGAATCGGGAAGAGGCAGGCGGAACTGTTAGTCGGAGCTGAGCTAGGAGACGCCGTGGACGCCAGCGAACGGAGGGAGCGACTGGACGCCTTACTGTCTAGCATCACGGGACACCTAGGGAAGCGGCAGGCAGGGATGGTGGAAGGGACAGGGCGTGGAGATGCCATGGGTACCGGAGAGCGGAGGGGACGCCTGAGCGGCCTGATGTCGAGCATCACAGACGGGGTAGGAAAGCGCCAGGCCGAAGTGTTGGTCGGAGCGGAACTGGGAGACGCCGTAGACGCCGAGGAGCGGAGAGAACGGCTTAGTGCTCTTCTGTCCAGCATCACAGGCGGAGTCGGCAAGCGCCTGGCTGAAGTAACGGTCGGCGCACACCGAGGAACGGCAGCGGATGACAAGAAGCACAGGCAGATGATAAACGCTTTGGTCGCCAAGATCACCGGTTAA